The proteins below come from a single Leptospirillum ferriphilum genomic window:
- a CDS encoding HesA/MoeB/ThiF family protein, translating to MEMTEEQILRYSRHILLPEVGGAGQAKLLSSSVLIIGAGGLGSPVALYLAAAGVGHLGIVDMDRVDLSNLQRQIIHRTGDVGRPKVTSAKEKITSLNPDVRVTEHPTQLMAENAQQIASKYDILVDGTDNFAAKFLINDLAVLLGKPLVHAGILRFVGQVMSIFPGQSACYRCLFRDPPPAGAVPTCSEAGILGVIAGVIGTIQATEVLKILLGRGDVLSDRLLTYDALPVTFRNVRVKRNPRCPVCGDHPTITELHDYEQPVCITPALP from the coding sequence ATGGAAATGACGGAGGAACAGATTCTCCGGTACTCCCGTCACATTCTTCTTCCCGAGGTTGGAGGAGCCGGTCAGGCCAAGCTGCTCTCCTCCAGTGTCCTGATTATCGGAGCGGGGGGGCTGGGGAGTCCTGTGGCGCTCTATCTTGCTGCTGCCGGCGTTGGTCATCTTGGAATTGTGGATATGGATCGTGTCGATCTCTCGAATTTGCAAAGACAGATCATTCACAGAACGGGGGACGTGGGGCGTCCGAAGGTGACGTCCGCGAAGGAAAAGATCACGTCTCTGAATCCTGATGTGCGCGTGACCGAGCATCCGACGCAGCTGATGGCCGAAAATGCGCAACAAATCGCCAGCAAGTATGACATCCTTGTCGATGGAACTGATAATTTTGCAGCAAAGTTCCTGATCAACGACCTGGCGGTTCTTTTGGGAAAACCTCTGGTTCATGCCGGCATTCTCCGCTTTGTGGGCCAGGTGATGTCCATCTTTCCGGGCCAGTCGGCCTGTTATCGTTGCCTGTTTCGGGATCCTCCTCCCGCCGGTGCTGTGCCGACCTGTTCGGAGGCCGGTATCCTGGGTGTGATTGCCGGTGTGATCGGCACCATTCAGGCGACGGAAGTTCTCAAGATTCTTCTGGGCCGCGGAGACGTCCTCTCCGACAGACTTCTGACATACGATGCCCTTCCTGTCACGTTCAGGAATGTTCGCGTCAAGAGAAATCCCCGGTGTCCGGTTTGCGGAGACCACCCAACTATTACGGAGCTTCACGATTATGAGCAACCCGTCTGTATCACCCCAGCCCTCCCCTGA
- the thrC gene encoding threonine synthase, with translation MSNPSVSPQPSPEGQKPSRMKGLKCRECGRIYDLAPVHVCDFCFGPLEVDYDYEAIRTLMSRDSIAKGPNSLWRYKHLLPVADEPTIGLHAGMTPLVRAERLGKALGLKNLYIKNDTVNHPTLSFKDRVVAVAINRAKELGFRTVACASTGNLANSVSAHAASAGMECFVFIPHDLEAGKILGNLIYRPTVVAVRGNYDDVNRLCSEIGGEYPWAFVNINIRPYYAEGSKTMAFETAEQLGWRIPDQVVVPIASGSLLTKIWKGFQEMSRLELVPSHPGLRVNGAQAQGCSPVYQAFMAGRTQFVPVKPKTIAKSLAIGNPADGYYALDVIGKSRGQVEAASDPEIVEGMVLLAETEGIFAETAGGVTVACLKKLAEKGAIRPDELTVAYITGNGLKTMEALNGFLPEPVSIDPTLASFQKIVNPS, from the coding sequence ATGAGCAACCCGTCTGTATCACCCCAGCCCTCCCCTGAAGGGCAAAAGCCTTCCCGGATGAAGGGTCTTAAATGCCGCGAATGTGGACGGATCTATGATCTTGCGCCCGTCCACGTCTGCGATTTCTGTTTTGGTCCGCTGGAAGTGGACTACGATTACGAGGCTATCCGGACCCTCATGAGCCGGGACTCGATTGCCAAAGGCCCCAATTCTCTCTGGCGGTACAAGCATCTTCTGCCGGTCGCCGATGAGCCAACGATCGGACTTCACGCAGGAATGACGCCCCTGGTCCGGGCAGAGCGTCTGGGAAAAGCTCTCGGTCTGAAAAACCTCTATATTAAAAACGACACGGTCAATCATCCGACCTTGTCTTTCAAGGACCGGGTGGTTGCGGTTGCGATCAATCGCGCGAAGGAGCTCGGGTTCCGTACTGTTGCCTGCGCATCGACAGGAAATCTGGCCAACTCGGTTTCCGCTCATGCGGCGAGTGCCGGAATGGAATGTTTTGTCTTCATTCCCCACGACCTGGAGGCAGGCAAGATCCTGGGTAATCTTATATACCGTCCGACCGTGGTTGCCGTCCGGGGAAACTATGACGACGTGAACCGGCTCTGCAGCGAAATTGGAGGAGAGTATCCCTGGGCGTTTGTCAACATCAATATTCGCCCGTACTACGCGGAAGGCTCCAAGACGATGGCTTTTGAAACAGCCGAGCAACTTGGCTGGAGGATCCCCGACCAGGTGGTGGTCCCCATCGCTTCAGGATCGCTGTTGACGAAAATCTGGAAAGGATTTCAGGAGATGTCCCGTCTGGAACTCGTGCCTTCTCATCCGGGTCTCCGGGTCAACGGCGCTCAGGCGCAGGGATGCTCCCCCGTCTATCAGGCGTTTATGGCAGGTCGAACACAATTTGTTCCCGTCAAGCCCAAAACAATTGCAAAATCTCTTGCGATCGGAAATCCGGCAGACGGATATTACGCTCTCGACGTGATTGGAAAATCACGGGGACAGGTGGAAGCGGCTTCGGATCCCGAAATCGTGGAGGGAATGGTGCTTCTTGCCGAAACGGAGGGGATTTTTGCAGAGACGGCAGGAGGAGTGACGGTGGCATGCCTGAAGAAACTGGCGGAAAAAGGAGCTATTCGACCGGATGAACTGACAGTGGCCTACATCACAGGAAACGGTCTCAAGACCATGGAGGCGCTCAACGGATTCCTTCCTGAGCCCGTGTCCATCGACCCAACGCTGGCCTCGTTCCAGAAAATTGTCAATCCGTCCTGA
- a CDS encoding ubiquitin-like small modifier protein 1, whose translation MSVLVRIPTPLRPMANGQKEVHLKGVSVREILENLVRDYPGIRERLMDEKGEVRRFINIYVNEEDIRFLGGTETPLKDGDELSIIPAIAGGCR comes from the coding sequence GTGTCTGTTTTAGTCCGTATTCCGACCCCGCTCCGACCGATGGCCAATGGGCAGAAAGAAGTCCATCTTAAAGGCGTCAGTGTCAGGGAAATCCTTGAAAACCTCGTCCGGGACTATCCGGGAATCCGGGAGAGGCTGATGGATGAAAAAGGTGAGGTTCGCCGTTTCATCAATATTTATGTCAATGAGGAAGACATCCGTTTTCTTGGGGGAACAGAAACCCCTCTCAAGGACGGGGATGAACTCTCGATCATTCCAGCCATCGCCGGTGGATGCCGATGA
- a CDS encoding NIL domain-containing protein, whose protein sequence is MTKLRFHMTFPEERVKEPILYEISQKFRVVPNIRRADVSDRSGWVELELEGDLPEIERTVQYLRQRGIHVDPLEKTILEG, encoded by the coding sequence ATGACCAAGCTCCGGTTTCACATGACATTTCCGGAGGAGCGGGTCAAGGAACCCATCCTGTATGAAATCTCCCAGAAGTTCCGGGTTGTTCCCAATATACGGCGGGCCGATGTCTCCGACCGGTCAGGATGGGTTGAACTGGAGCTCGAAGGAGACCTGCCGGAGATCGAACGGACTGTCCAGTACCTGAGGCAGCGAGGCATCCATGTGGACCCACTGGAGAAAACCATCCTGGAAGGCTGA